In the Acidimicrobiales bacterium genome, one interval contains:
- a CDS encoding sulfotransferase, with protein sequence MSTEPDRLSARRESIYDTVAQARQRTAPFDPSASPLFEHVGFVVGAPRSGTTWLQQLLFTHPLIATGGESHLFCEVLPPAFENFFIGDSGNQLHTWVSRDELLTIARQFADSVFLAQRNGTRPDATLVLEKTPNHQMQSALQAELYPDARYVHIIRDGRDATSSQRANWKTLSSDYTHPAVMARAWAAEVRDIRAHFGNLAYLELRYEDIVRDTPAALAQIFEHFRLPYDATLCEEAAEFGRAPVNMFGSSKVGVRKREGDTLAERSVARAAGGLLTELGYADEAEVARLARLRTPATVAYDARDAIGVGAERARNLWARAKRRVRREFNHRKATPVKAYVNDFAAALEARDETRLASLLDAEVAIGGKPPVAAAAAATDLIGRFGDSRLVHRNVFGGQAQLTFVSPQGDRVVVGVTPRDGRAGAFEIL encoded by the coding sequence ATGTCCACCGAACCTGATCGGCTGTCGGCGCGCCGCGAGTCGATCTACGACACGGTCGCCCAGGCGAGGCAACGCACGGCACCCTTCGATCCTTCGGCGAGTCCGTTGTTCGAGCACGTCGGCTTCGTCGTCGGCGCGCCCCGCAGCGGCACCACGTGGCTGCAGCAGCTGCTGTTCACCCACCCGCTGATCGCGACCGGCGGCGAGTCGCACCTGTTCTGCGAAGTGCTGCCGCCGGCATTCGAGAACTTCTTCATCGGCGACTCGGGCAACCAGCTCCACACGTGGGTGTCGCGCGACGAACTGCTCACGATTGCCCGACAATTCGCCGACTCGGTTTTCCTGGCTCAGCGCAACGGCACGCGTCCCGACGCCACCTTGGTCCTGGAGAAGACGCCGAATCACCAAATGCAGTCGGCGCTGCAAGCCGAGCTGTACCCCGACGCGCGTTACGTGCACATCATCCGCGACGGGCGCGACGCCACGTCGTCGCAGCGCGCCAACTGGAAGACCCTGTCGTCCGATTACACGCACCCCGCAGTGATGGCGCGGGCGTGGGCCGCCGAGGTGCGCGACATTCGCGCCCACTTCGGGAACCTGGCCTACCTGGAGCTGCGCTATGAGGACATCGTGCGCGATACGCCGGCGGCCCTCGCGCAGATCTTCGAGCACTTCCGGCTTCCCTACGACGCCACCCTGTGCGAGGAGGCGGCGGAGTTCGGGCGCGCCCCGGTGAACATGTTCGGGTCCTCGAAGGTGGGCGTGCGCAAGCGCGAGGGCGACACGCTGGCCGAGCGCAGCGTGGCGCGCGCCGCCGGCGGTCTGCTCACCGAGCTCGGCTACGCCGACGAAGCCGAAGTGGCACGCCTGGCGCGGCTGCGCACGCCGGCGACGGTCGCCTACGACGCCCGCGATGCGATCGGCGTGGGCGCCGAGCGCGCCCGCAACCTGTGGGCGCGCGCCAAGCGGCGCGTCCGGCGCGAGTTCAACCATCGCAAGGCAACGCCGGTGAAGGCCTACGTAAACGACTTCGCCGCCGCGCTCGAGGCACGCGACGAAACCCGGCTCGCCTCGTTGCTCGACGCCGAGGTCGCCATCGGGGGCAAGCCGCCCGTCGCTGCCGCGGCGGCGGCCACCGATCTCATCGGTCGCTTCGGCGACAGCCGGCTGGTGCACCGCAACGTGTTCGGCGGCCAGGCGCAGCTCACCTTCGTGTCGCCCCAGGGCGACCGCGTCGTGGTCGGCGTCACGCCCCGCGACGGGCGCGCCGGCGCGTTCGAGATCCTCTAG
- a CDS encoding sulfotransferase codes for MTDAYRPRGSSLEMEIALTPADVAGLPGAGHVQFEGAAEGLAPELFAHGVKRIVDYYVMGMHAEYGLSNFAPPKPFLLLLRQLTDDLYAAISDGPVADASPGNAEMEPIIRALYPAAPSSVPPVPAPQNARTDAAAPVIVVGFPRSGTTWLQRMLQAHPDLAGPEGETCLFTSLRDVLANDALMGLAGRAAVVAAVRRFARALFAYWQEHNAPDALRVVEKTPSNVDHLETIVELFPEASIIGIYRDGRDVVHSLMQVQFGTDDPTAAAKGWVRSFRKLQAFAAGSDRIRVVRYEELLSDPTAHVVELLAWLGLPVDDRVRAALEAQAGTRVSQHQVRHSEGLSPAEAYAVYRHGGELLVELGYATPQEVRAVKLRPGYTFQLVRRRAGRLMRNR; via the coding sequence TTGACCGACGCCTACCGGCCCCGGGGATCTTCGCTCGAGATGGAGATCGCCCTTACACCGGCCGATGTGGCCGGGCTACCGGGCGCCGGTCACGTGCAATTCGAGGGCGCGGCGGAGGGCTTGGCGCCGGAGTTGTTCGCCCACGGCGTCAAGCGCATCGTGGATTACTACGTGATGGGCATGCACGCGGAGTACGGCCTCAGCAACTTTGCACCGCCAAAGCCGTTCCTGCTGTTGCTGCGCCAGCTCACCGACGATCTCTATGCCGCCATCAGCGACGGACCAGTCGCCGATGCATCACCGGGCAACGCCGAAATGGAACCGATCATCCGCGCGCTCTATCCGGCGGCGCCTTCCTCGGTCCCGCCCGTACCCGCGCCGCAGAACGCGCGGACAGACGCGGCGGCGCCGGTGATCGTCGTCGGGTTCCCACGCAGCGGCACGACGTGGTTGCAGCGCATGTTGCAGGCCCATCCCGATCTCGCGGGCCCTGAAGGCGAAACCTGCCTGTTCACGAGTCTGCGCGACGTGCTCGCGAACGATGCCCTGATGGGCCTCGCCGGTCGCGCCGCCGTCGTCGCCGCCGTGCGCCGTTTCGCCCGCGCGCTGTTTGCGTACTGGCAGGAACACAACGCGCCGGACGCATTGCGCGTCGTGGAGAAGACCCCGAGCAACGTCGACCACCTCGAGACGATCGTCGAGTTGTTTCCTGAAGCTTCGATCATCGGCATCTACCGGGACGGGCGCGACGTCGTGCACTCGTTGATGCAAGTGCAGTTCGGCACCGACGACCCGACTGCGGCGGCGAAAGGGTGGGTGCGGTCGTTTCGCAAGTTGCAGGCTTTCGCCGCGGGGTCCGACCGAATTCGCGTCGTGCGGTACGAGGAGTTGCTCAGCGATCCGACGGCGCACGTGGTCGAGTTGCTGGCGTGGCTTGGCTTGCCGGTGGACGATCGCGTGCGCGCTGCGCTCGAGGCGCAAGCCGGCACGCGGGTGAGTCAGCACCAGGTGCGCCACTCCGAGGGGCTGTCACCGGCAGAGGCGTACGCCGTGTACCGGCACGGCGGTGAGCTGCTGGTCGAGCTGGGCTACGCCACGCCGCAGGAGGTGCGCGCCGTGAAGCTGCGCCCGGGCTATACGTTCCAGCTCGTGCGCCGGCGCGCCGGGCGTCTAATGCGGAACCGGTGA
- a CDS encoding acyltransferase: MTDTLGLDELDAAGARRFHHVPGLDGIRAVAVLLVIGLHYGTMWKPSWRPDGLVPGGYAGVDIFFVLSGFLITTLLVGEKSGTGEVSFRKFYARRALRLLPALYAVLVVFVVYSLAIGSPMREATKEVASVVFYVSNFAQVYKLPHMIGSGIGMTWSLAIEEQFYLVWPALLVLGVLRFAKTRPAVLWTIGAGALLSALIRVVIWNWGAGYPAAYMRPDARADGLLIGALCAFLWRWDMVPTRWLRQAAIVSAAFLVFVALFVKAEGFVFDGGFTLISLAAGVVILAVVLGVPPLVAPMEWGPMRTIGKVSYGLYLWQTLSLRMASHVLGTGNRVALTATGLVIMVGAVTTSWLLIEQPFLRLKKRVASPVPH; the protein is encoded by the coding sequence ATGACGGACACCCTCGGTCTCGACGAGCTCGACGCGGCTGGCGCCCGTCGGTTCCACCACGTGCCGGGCCTCGACGGCATCCGCGCCGTGGCCGTGCTGCTGGTGATCGGTCTGCACTACGGCACGATGTGGAAGCCCTCGTGGCGGCCCGACGGCCTCGTCCCCGGCGGCTATGCCGGAGTCGACATCTTCTTCGTGCTCTCGGGATTCCTCATCACGACGCTGCTGGTGGGCGAGAAATCGGGGACGGGCGAGGTCAGCTTTCGGAAGTTCTACGCCCGGCGTGCCCTCCGGCTCCTCCCCGCGCTGTACGCGGTACTCGTCGTCTTCGTCGTGTATTCGCTCGCTATCGGCAGTCCGATGCGCGAAGCGACCAAGGAAGTCGCGTCGGTCGTGTTCTACGTGTCGAACTTCGCGCAGGTCTACAAGCTCCCGCACATGATCGGCTCGGGCATCGGCATGACGTGGTCGTTGGCGATCGAGGAGCAGTTCTATCTGGTGTGGCCGGCGCTACTCGTGCTCGGCGTACTCCGCTTCGCCAAGACGCGCCCCGCAGTGCTGTGGACGATCGGTGCGGGCGCGCTGTTGTCCGCTCTGATCCGAGTGGTCATCTGGAACTGGGGCGCCGGCTATCCCGCGGCGTACATGCGCCCCGATGCGCGCGCTGATGGCTTGCTCATCGGTGCACTGTGCGCGTTCCTGTGGCGCTGGGACATGGTCCCGACACGCTGGCTGCGTCAGGCCGCGATCGTCAGCGCCGCGTTCCTGGTCTTCGTCGCGTTGTTCGTGAAGGCCGAAGGTTTCGTGTTCGACGGGGGCTTCACCCTCATCTCCCTCGCCGCCGGCGTCGTGATCCTCGCGGTCGTCCTCGGCGTTCCTCCGCTCGTGGCGCCGATGGAGTGGGGCCCGATGCGGACGATCGGCAAGGTGTCCTACGGCCTGTACTTGTGGCAGACGCTTTCGTTGCGCATGGCCTCGCACGTGCTCGGCACGGGCAACCGCGTTGCGTTGACCGCAACCGGCCTCGTGATCATGGTGGGAGCGGTCACCACGTCGTGGCTTTTGATCGAGCAGCCGTTCCTGCGGTTGAAAAAGAGAGTCGCGTCACCGGTTCCGCATTAG
- a CDS encoding acyltransferase, whose amino-acid sequence MDGVRAVAVVLVIAFHIGTLWGDGGGLFHGGFIGVDIFFVLSGFLITSLLVEERAKVGSVGFRKFYARRALRLFPALAGVLLAYLLYVWTTDASIKTTLQEILSVVFYVSNFAQTFFLKEMQKSGLTFTWSLAIEEQFYVVWPALLMFGLLRYAKTRQTVLVTIALGAVASMVIRIIVWHWGGGFPAAYMRPDCRADGLLIGAFCAFAWRWELVPRRWLNEVALLCAGAILALAVLVHLTGVMYDAGFTAVSLATGVIILAIAENRTSLLPVLEWQPLRWIGKVSYGLYLWHPLAIVIALRVFRAEGRVFVAFAAVGLTLLSTVASWHLIERPFLRLKSRVAAPVAH is encoded by the coding sequence TTGGACGGTGTCCGGGCAGTCGCCGTCGTGCTGGTCATCGCGTTCCACATCGGCACGCTGTGGGGCGATGGGGGCGGTTTGTTCCACGGCGGATTCATCGGCGTCGACATCTTCTTCGTCCTGAGCGGCTTCTTGATCACGTCGCTGCTCGTCGAGGAGCGGGCGAAGGTCGGCTCGGTCGGTTTCCGCAAGTTCTATGCCCGGCGGGCGCTGCGGTTGTTCCCGGCGCTGGCTGGCGTGCTCCTCGCATACCTGCTCTACGTGTGGACCACCGACGCATCGATCAAGACCACGTTGCAAGAGATCCTCTCGGTCGTGTTCTACGTGTCGAACTTCGCGCAGACCTTCTTCTTGAAGGAGATGCAGAAATCGGGATTGACCTTCACGTGGTCACTGGCGATCGAAGAGCAGTTCTACGTCGTGTGGCCCGCGCTACTCATGTTCGGTCTGCTGCGCTACGCCAAGACGCGCCAGACCGTGCTCGTCACCATCGCCCTGGGGGCGGTCGCGTCGATGGTCATCCGCATCATCGTGTGGCATTGGGGCGGGGGCTTCCCGGCCGCGTACATGCGTCCCGACTGCCGCGCCGACGGCTTGCTCATCGGCGCGTTCTGCGCATTCGCGTGGCGCTGGGAACTCGTCCCGCGGCGCTGGTTGAACGAAGTTGCGCTTCTGTGCGCCGGAGCGATCCTGGCGTTGGCCGTGCTCGTGCACCTCACCGGTGTGATGTACGACGCGGGGTTCACTGCCGTCTCCCTGGCAACGGGCGTCATCATCCTCGCGATCGCCGAAAACCGCACCAGCCTCCTGCCCGTATTGGAATGGCAACCGCTGCGCTGGATCGGCAAGGTCTCGTACGGGCTCTACCTCTGGCATCCACTGGCGATCGTGATCGCCCTCCGGGTGTTCCGAGCCGAGGGTCGCGTTTTCGTTGCGTTCGCCGCCGTTGGCCTCACGCTGCTGTCGACCGTCGCGTCGTGGCACCTCATCGAACGACCGTTCCTACGGCTCAAGTCTCGGGTCGCGGCCCCGGTCGCCCACTAA
- a CDS encoding glycosyltransferase, with product MSSASLPPAEVRHSPAWGSTKPSLSVIVSTYRRAHYLPGLFDALEHQDLERSRFEVVIADDASTDDTWEVLRQFAESSPLSVCVARLAKNSGPSAGRNVAVELARAPLLAFTDDDCLPTPRWAAAMLAALEDDAHRIVQGRTETEAGARGRWDHTLAIRATTDLFETCNMGYHRADVRAVGGFRTLPGYRAGRGGSPMGGEDTLLGWDVLRATRQTTTAFADDALVYHRIEPRDVRGWLHERNGMDIFPGLIAGVPELRRRFFLRWFFSARSAAFDLAFVGLLGAIVLRSWIPLLALLPYVTYLVPRRRRGLRLWARTVFVFIAGDAAAAWSLLRGSVRYRRLLI from the coding sequence ATGAGCAGCGCAAGCTTGCCGCCCGCAGAGGTTCGGCACAGTCCGGCGTGGGGCTCGACTAAGCCTTCGCTCAGCGTCATCGTCTCGACGTATCGGCGCGCCCACTATCTCCCCGGTCTGTTCGACGCCCTCGAACACCAAGACCTGGAGCGGTCGCGCTTCGAAGTCGTCATCGCGGATGACGCGTCGACCGACGACACCTGGGAGGTGCTCCGGCAATTCGCGGAGTCCTCGCCACTTTCGGTCTGCGTCGCGCGCCTCGCCAAGAACTCCGGGCCATCGGCGGGCAGGAACGTCGCCGTGGAGCTCGCACGGGCGCCGTTGCTGGCGTTCACCGACGACGACTGCTTACCGACACCGCGATGGGCTGCCGCGATGCTCGCCGCGCTAGAGGACGACGCGCACCGCATCGTGCAGGGGCGCACGGAGACCGAGGCCGGCGCCCGCGGGCGCTGGGACCACACCCTCGCCATTCGGGCGACGACCGACCTCTTCGAGACGTGCAACATGGGCTACCACCGCGCCGACGTGCGCGCCGTGGGGGGCTTTCGCACGCTGCCGGGTTACCGCGCCGGGCGCGGGGGCAGCCCGATGGGCGGCGAAGACACATTGCTCGGTTGGGACGTGCTGCGGGCGACTCGACAGACCACCACCGCGTTCGCCGACGACGCCCTCGTGTATCACCGCATCGAGCCACGCGACGTTCGCGGCTGGCTGCACGAGCGAAACGGCATGGACATCTTTCCCGGCCTCATCGCGGGCGTGCCCGAGCTGCGGCGCCGGTTCTTTCTCAGGTGGTTCTTCTCGGCGCGATCGGCGGCGTTCGACCTGGCGTTCGTGGGGCTGCTCGGCGCGATCGTCTTGCGTTCGTGGATCCCGTTGCTGGCGCTGCTGCCGTACGTGACCTACCTCGTCCCGCGGCGCCGGCGCGGCCTGCGGTTGTGGGCCCGAACCGTCTTCGTGTTCATCGCGGGCGACGCCGCCGCCGCCTGGAGCCTGCTGCGAGGCTCGGTGCGCTACCGCCGCTTGCTAATTTGA
- a CDS encoding FkbM family methyltransferase yields the protein MKAAVRASRALLRGYEGAPVVLRDIAHNGEARVLQQLRGELGVVFDVGANVGEWTAQALACGASAVHAFEISPATAAGLTKRYENDARVRVNSFGLSSAPGTITIHHYPDHPALTTITDYPHDAQSTAIEAAVSTGDAYMAEAGVDRIDFLKLDVEGAEPQVIEGFAKAFGSGSIGAVQFEYGRVSILTKYLLRDFFEQMTAYGFSVGRIAPNAVEFMAYDMALETFADSNWVAVHRDHPEWVARLA from the coding sequence GTGAAAGCGGCGGTTCGGGCGTCGCGCGCCCTCTTGCGCGGTTACGAAGGCGCCCCGGTGGTCCTGCGCGACATCGCTCACAACGGCGAGGCACGCGTCTTGCAGCAGTTGCGCGGCGAACTTGGCGTCGTGTTCGACGTCGGGGCGAACGTGGGCGAGTGGACGGCGCAGGCACTGGCGTGCGGAGCGAGCGCGGTGCACGCCTTCGAGATCTCGCCCGCCACTGCCGCGGGTCTCACAAAGCGGTACGAGAACGACGCTCGCGTGCGGGTGAACTCGTTCGGGCTCAGCTCAGCACCGGGCACCATCACCATTCACCACTACCCCGATCATCCGGCGCTGACGACGATCACGGACTACCCGCACGACGCCCAGTCGACGGCGATCGAAGCGGCGGTGTCGACGGGCGACGCCTACATGGCCGAAGCCGGCGTCGACCGCATCGACTTTCTCAAGCTCGACGTCGAGGGCGCCGAGCCGCAGGTCATCGAGGGCTTTGCCAAGGCGTTCGGGAGCGGCAGCATCGGCGCGGTGCAGTTCGAGTACGGACGAGTGTCGATCCTCACGAAGTATCTGCTGCGTGACTTCTTCGAGCAGATGACCGCGTATGGGTTTTCCGTCGGGCGGATCGCACCCAACGCCGTCGAGTTCATGGCCTACGACATGGCATTGGAGACGTTCGCCGACTCAAACTGGGTGGCGGTACACCGCGACCATCCAGAGTGGGTCGCTCGGCTTGCATGA
- a CDS encoding ABC transporter ATP-binding protein — protein sequence MRRLPSFSVSIKAWREVEEFVHVGRFRVLMLAAMGAVVGVSESAFLAILATVGIAIAGRNGADLSAVKLPGFSLTGLSIPQLLELGATLAIVTMLVQFFITVQLSRITAEVNTIMRRAIYKEFSHASWRTQRTEVESAFVNFIVFHVPRASSMVTSIISQLTSVATLAVFLVVATAMAPAIALVVIALGAVLWFGFLPVRRITRDAGEESKMMTRRLFRTIIDAISASREIKAYGVEDPIREQINTEIDELERPAFRTRVASGFVPVLYQRLVFLILLGGVALVYILDIKDVGAIGAALLIVLRAMQQAQGVQAADPVIAEARPWLAELKEGRDKYAAGRMHVGDAVLGPLEEIEIDNVTYSYGEPGQPLALDGVSFKAKRGQLIGVIGPSGSGKSTLSELLVRLDEPTTGTYRVNGRPASDYDRESWTRQVVLVPQMGHLITASVEDNIRFLREGVTQEAVRSAADKANLTVDVLEFEEGFDTKVGERGNRGLSGGQRQRLTIARALAVPPGLIVLDEPTSALDHKAEGVIVETIERLREHALVIVVAHRLSTLRHCDRVLVLRDGKTEAFCSPDELADQSTFFREAGTTIAP from the coding sequence ATGCGCCGCCTCCCGTCGTTCTCGGTCTCTATCAAAGCGTGGCGTGAGGTTGAGGAGTTTGTCCACGTCGGGCGCTTCCGCGTCCTGATGCTGGCGGCGATGGGCGCCGTCGTCGGTGTCAGCGAATCGGCCTTCCTCGCCATTCTCGCCACCGTCGGCATCGCGATCGCCGGACGGAACGGCGCCGATCTGTCAGCGGTGAAGCTGCCCGGCTTCAGTCTCACGGGCCTGTCGATCCCGCAGCTGCTGGAGCTCGGAGCGACCCTCGCCATTGTCACGATGCTGGTGCAGTTCTTCATCACGGTGCAGCTGTCGCGGATCACAGCCGAGGTCAACACGATCATGCGGCGGGCGATCTACAAGGAGTTTTCGCACGCCAGTTGGCGAACGCAGCGCACCGAAGTCGAGAGCGCGTTCGTGAACTTCATCGTCTTCCACGTGCCACGCGCCAGCAGCATGGTGACGTCGATCATCAGCCAGCTCACTTCGGTGGCGACACTCGCCGTGTTCCTCGTCGTCGCCACCGCCATGGCCCCAGCCATCGCGCTGGTCGTGATCGCCCTCGGCGCCGTGCTGTGGTTCGGGTTCTTGCCCGTGCGTCGGATCACCCGCGATGCCGGCGAAGAGTCGAAGATGATGACGCGGCGGCTTTTCCGCACGATCATCGATGCGATCTCCGCCAGCCGTGAGATCAAGGCCTACGGCGTCGAAGACCCGATCCGGGAGCAGATCAACACCGAGATCGACGAACTCGAACGTCCGGCATTCCGAACCCGCGTGGCGTCGGGCTTCGTCCCCGTGCTCTACCAGCGCCTCGTGTTCCTGATCCTGCTCGGTGGCGTCGCCCTCGTGTACATCCTCGACATCAAGGACGTCGGTGCCATCGGCGCGGCGCTGCTCATCGTGCTGCGGGCGATGCAGCAGGCCCAAGGCGTGCAAGCGGCCGATCCCGTGATCGCCGAGGCGCGGCCCTGGCTCGCCGAGCTCAAGGAAGGCCGCGATAAATACGCCGCCGGTCGCATGCACGTGGGCGACGCGGTGCTCGGTCCCCTCGAGGAGATCGAGATCGACAACGTCACCTACTCATACGGCGAACCGGGTCAACCGTTGGCGCTCGACGGCGTGAGCTTCAAGGCGAAGCGTGGGCAGTTGATCGGCGTCATCGGGCCGTCGGGGAGCGGGAAGTCGACGCTGTCGGAGCTCCTGGTGCGCCTCGACGAGCCGACCACGGGCACGTACCGGGTCAACGGTCGTCCGGCGAGCGACTACGACCGCGAGTCCTGGACGCGTCAGGTCGTGCTGGTGCCCCAGATGGGTCATCTCATCACGGCGTCGGTCGAGGACAACATCCGGTTCCTGCGCGAGGGCGTCACCCAGGAGGCGGTTCGGAGCGCGGCCGACAAGGCGAACCTGACGGTGGACGTACTCGAGTTCGAAGAAGGCTTCGACACGAAGGTGGGCGAGCGCGGCAACCGCGGCTTGTCGGGTGGCCAGCGCCAGCGCCTTACCATCGCCCGCGCACTGGCGGTGCCACCGGGGCTGATCGTCCTCGACGAACCGACGAGCGCGCTCGACCACAAAGCCGAAGGCGTCATCGTCGAGACGATCGAGCGACTGCGTGAGCACGCCCTCGTCATCGTCGTCGCCCACCGGCTGTCGACGCTGCGCCACTGCGACCGCGTGCTCGTGCTCCGCGACGGCAAGACCGAAGCGTTTTGCTCGCCTGACGAACTCGCTGATCAGAGCACGTTCTTCCGCGAGGCGGGCACGACGATCGCGCCGTAA
- a CDS encoding FkbM family methyltransferase translates to MSPKVDPRGQVSTPARLMGWVGVKGRRNPVAKRIVNMARYVVRGYDGANAVLQHIATNGENWVLTQLGPQLDVVFDVGANVGEWTKYALAAGAREVHAFEISPTTAAQLRDNHGSDARVHINSFGLSDEAGTITIRHFPDLPVLTTMTDFPWEIESEQIEVPVRTGDDYIAENGVDKIDFLKIDVEGAEEKVLHGFANAFERGAIGAVQFEYGKFVVLTKYMLRDFYADLTKWGFLIGRILPTAWEAVPFNLAMETLTDANYLAVHESRTDLLNRLK, encoded by the coding sequence ATGAGCCCCAAGGTCGATCCCCGCGGCCAGGTCTCGACGCCCGCCCGGTTAATGGGATGGGTGGGCGTGAAGGGACGCCGCAACCCCGTCGCCAAGCGCATCGTCAACATGGCGCGCTACGTCGTGCGCGGCTACGACGGCGCCAACGCGGTGTTGCAACACATCGCCACGAACGGCGAAAACTGGGTCCTCACCCAGCTCGGCCCTCAACTCGACGTCGTCTTCGACGTCGGAGCCAACGTCGGTGAGTGGACGAAGTACGCGCTCGCCGCCGGTGCCCGCGAGGTGCACGCCTTCGAGATCTCGCCGACGACCGCGGCGCAGTTGCGCGACAACCACGGCAGCGACGCCCGCGTGCACATCAACTCATTCGGACTGTCTGACGAAGCGGGCACGATCACCATTCGGCACTTCCCCGATCTGCCGGTGCTGACGACGATGACGGACTTCCCGTGGGAGATCGAGTCCGAACAGATCGAGGTGCCGGTCCGAACGGGCGACGACTACATCGCGGAGAACGGAGTCGACAAGATCGACTTCTTGAAGATCGACGTGGAAGGCGCCGAGGAGAAGGTGCTGCACGGCTTCGCCAACGCCTTCGAACGCGGGGCCATCGGTGCGGTGCAGTTCGAGTACGGCAAGTTCGTGGTGTTGACCAAGTACATGCTGCGCGACTTCTACGCGGACCTCACCAAATGGGGCTTTCTGATCGGCCGCATCCTGCCCACCGCGTGGGAGGCGGTGCCGTTCAATCTCGCCATGGAAACGCTCACCGACGCGAACTACCTCGCGGTGCACGAGTCCCGCACCGATCTCCTCAACCGGTTGAAGTAG
- a CDS encoding sugar phosphate nucleotidyltransferase, which produces MSVRTVILCGGKGTRAYPQTATVPKPLLEVAGQPVVRRVMEIYAAHGFTDFVLAAGYKKELLDEFAKELDEPWTVDVIDTGEETNTGGRVRAIADKVGDTFFVTYADGLGDVDLQASLEFHHAHRGCATMTVVPLPSQYGTVDFGDDGRVVGFKEKPRLPDHYINAGFFVMDRHCFDKWPTPGEDLERDVLPALGRDGELFAYKHPGFWKSMDTYKDALELTSLCEGGSPPWMRV; this is translated from the coding sequence ATGTCGGTTCGGACCGTCATCCTCTGTGGTGGCAAAGGCACGCGTGCGTACCCGCAGACCGCCACCGTGCCCAAGCCGTTGCTCGAAGTTGCAGGCCAACCCGTGGTTCGGCGCGTGATGGAGATCTACGCCGCCCACGGCTTCACCGACTTCGTGCTGGCGGCCGGTTACAAGAAGGAATTGCTCGACGAGTTCGCCAAGGAACTCGACGAGCCGTGGACCGTCGACGTGATCGACACCGGCGAAGAGACCAATACGGGCGGCCGCGTCCGCGCCATCGCCGACAAGGTGGGCGACACGTTCTTCGTCACCTACGCCGACGGCCTGGGCGACGTGGACCTCCAGGCGTCGCTCGAGTTCCACCACGCGCACCGCGGTTGCGCGACGATGACCGTCGTGCCCCTTCCGTCGCAATACGGCACCGTGGATTTTGGCGACGACGGGCGCGTCGTCGGCTTCAAGGAAAAGCCGCGGTTGCCCGACCACTACATCAACGCCGGGTTCTTCGTGATGGACCGCCACTGTTTCGACAAGTGGCCTACGCCCGGTGAAGACCTCGAGCGCGACGTGCTGCCGGCTCTTGGCCGCGACGGCGAGCTGTTCGCGTACAAACACCCGGGGTTCTGGAAATCGATGGACACCTACAAGGACGCACTCGAGCTGACGTCGCTGTGCGAAGGCGGTTCGCCGCCGTGGATGCGCGTATGA
- the rfbG gene encoding CDP-glucose 4,6-dehydratase: protein MNPAVLGSLRGTRALVTGHTGFKGAWLAAWLNLLGAEVHGVALAPPARGSFVDLGVASYAHTIEADVRDADAVDEAVKSVEPDIVFHLAAQPLVRAAWADRRATYGTNVMGTVNVLEAALAVPSVRGVVVVTTDKVYENNEEGRPFAEGDRLGGHDPYSASKAAAEIAVGPYRRSDLMGLHVAPVTSVRAGNVIGGGDWSADRLIPDIVRALEAGENITLRRPDAVRPWQHVLDCVHGYLLVAAAQLDGRPLSPAYNFAHARGAATVLEVTRAAVKHWGAAQDRIVIERETDAQEAGLLTLDPALAHKELGWEPAWTLDETIAETIRIYRDPSAGRAQIEEHMERTGSK, encoded by the coding sequence ATGAATCCCGCAGTGCTCGGTTCGCTGCGCGGGACGCGGGCACTCGTGACCGGTCACACCGGTTTCAAGGGCGCGTGGCTCGCGGCGTGGTTGAATCTGCTCGGCGCCGAGGTGCACGGGGTCGCGCTCGCCCCACCGGCGCGCGGCTCGTTCGTCGACCTCGGGGTGGCGTCGTATGCCCACACGATCGAGGCCGACGTGCGCGACGCCGACGCCGTCGACGAGGCGGTCAAGTCGGTCGAACCCGACATCGTGTTCCATCTCGCCGCGCAACCGCTGGTGCGCGCCGCGTGGGCCGACCGGCGCGCCACCTATGGAACCAACGTCATGGGCACGGTCAACGTGCTCGAAGCGGCGCTGGCCGTGCCGTCCGTGCGCGGCGTCGTCGTGGTCACGACCGACAAGGTCTACGAGAACAACGAAGAGGGTCGCCCCTTCGCCGAGGGCGACCGTCTCGGCGGCCACGACCCCTACAGCGCCTCGAAGGCCGCAGCAGAGATCGCCGTCGGCCCTTATCGCCGCAGTGACCTGATGGGCCTGCACGTCGCCCCGGTCACCTCCGTGCGCGCCGGCAACGTCATCGGCGGCGGCGACTGGTCGGCCGATCGCTTGATCCCCGACATCGTGCGCGCGCTGGAAGCGGGAGAGAACATCACCCTGCGCCGCCCCGACGCCGTGCGGCCGTGGCAGCACGTGCTCGACTGCGTGCACGGTTACCTGCTCGTCGCCGCCGCCCAGCTCGACGGCCGCCCGCTGTCGCCGGCGTACAACTTCGCCCACGCCCGCGGGGCGGCGACCGTCCTCGAAGTCACGCGCGCCGCGGTGAAGCACTGGGGCGCGGCGCAGGACCGCATCGTGATCGAGCGCGAGACCGACGCCCAGGAAGCCGGCTTGCTCACGCTCGACCCGGCGCTGGCCCACAAGGAACTCGGGTGGGAACCGGCGTGGACGCTGGACGAGACGATCGCCGAGACCATTCGTATCTACCGTGACCCGTCCGCCGGGCGCGCGCAGATCGAGGAGCACATGGAGCGCACCGGCTCCAAGTGA